One region of Catenuloplanes indicus genomic DNA includes:
- a CDS encoding ribose-5-phosphate isomerase, which translates to MRVYLGADHAGYELKVHLVNYLSKQGYEVVDVGPHVFDPEDDYPAYCLHTAARVVADPGSLGIVIGGSGNGEQIAANKVKGTRVGLAWNLETARLTREHNDANLMGIGARQHTLDEATAIVEAFLTTPFSNSERHSRRIAQVAAYETSGDLPELP; encoded by the coding sequence ATGCGCGTTTATCTGGGAGCCGACCACGCCGGCTACGAGCTGAAGGTGCACCTCGTCAACTACCTGTCCAAGCAGGGGTACGAGGTGGTCGACGTGGGCCCGCACGTCTTCGATCCGGAGGACGACTACCCGGCCTACTGCCTGCACACGGCGGCTCGCGTGGTGGCCGACCCGGGCAGCCTCGGCATCGTGATCGGCGGGTCCGGCAACGGCGAGCAGATCGCCGCGAACAAGGTCAAGGGCACCCGCGTCGGCCTGGCCTGGAACCTCGAGACCGCCCGCCTGACCCGCGAGCACAACGACGCGAACCTGATGGGCATCGGCGCCCGGCAGCACACGCTGGACGAGGCGACCGCGATCGTCGAGGCCTTCCTGACCACGCCGTTCTCCAACAGCGAGCGGCACTCCCGGCGGATCGCGCAGGTCGCGGCGTACGAGACGTCCGGCGACCTGCCCGAGCTGCCCTGA
- a CDS encoding DUF1015 family protein, with translation MTIVHPIDRAWITTGGTGAQNYDEFADDAEITAIIADNPRSALAVEMPHLAPETLGRSFADSLPAAAARLAEAKASGSYAPAEQVIVLYRIADPDGGNAAYGMYCMVDTDQISTSPDEPGLVIRNEDVFIEKVRERVELANTLKNLLSPVLLLQTGTGDRLHEELEYAVAHAGEPAATDIDPAGRVHAIWTVPAGSVRDELCALAGGGELVVADGNHRSLAAQTGGYRRFLAVITTPQSLVIAPYNRLIKLPIAVTELGDRLRAAGLQPEPVAGGPAVPPAGGTIQLYAGGETWSVKLPSNGDGDLVGSMDHALVERVLVNEVLGLDAGDKRIVYVGGDYPAEWLRAEVDAGRADLAVLIAPVTVDEFVAVNLARQKMPRKSTWFTPKARGGLVVAEI, from the coding sequence ATGACGATCGTGCACCCGATCGACCGGGCCTGGATCACGACCGGTGGCACCGGCGCGCAGAACTATGACGAGTTCGCGGACGACGCCGAGATCACCGCAATCATCGCCGACAACCCGCGAAGCGCTCTCGCCGTCGAGATGCCGCACCTCGCGCCAGAGACGCTGGGCCGTTCCTTCGCCGACTCGCTGCCGGCCGCCGCCGCGCGGCTGGCCGAGGCGAAGGCGTCCGGCAGCTACGCCCCCGCCGAGCAGGTGATCGTCCTCTACCGGATCGCGGATCCGGACGGCGGCAACGCCGCCTACGGCATGTACTGCATGGTCGACACCGACCAGATCTCCACCAGCCCGGACGAGCCCGGCCTGGTGATCCGCAACGAGGACGTGTTCATCGAGAAGGTCCGCGAGCGGGTCGAGCTGGCGAACACGCTGAAGAACCTGCTCTCCCCGGTGCTGCTGCTGCAGACCGGCACCGGCGACCGGCTGCACGAGGAGCTGGAGTACGCGGTCGCGCACGCGGGCGAGCCGGCCGCGACCGACATCGACCCGGCCGGTCGCGTGCACGCGATCTGGACCGTGCCGGCCGGCTCGGTGCGCGACGAACTGTGCGCGCTGGCCGGCGGCGGCGAGTTGGTCGTCGCGGACGGCAACCACCGCAGCCTGGCCGCGCAGACCGGCGGCTACCGGCGCTTCCTCGCCGTGATCACCACGCCGCAGTCGCTGGTGATCGCGCCGTACAACCGGCTGATCAAGCTGCCGATCGCGGTCACCGAGCTGGGTGACCGGTTGCGCGCGGCCGGTCTGCAGCCCGAGCCGGTCGCCGGCGGCCCGGCGGTCCCGCCGGCCGGTGGCACCATCCAGCTGTACGCGGGCGGCGAGACCTGGTCGGTGAAGCTGCCCTCGAACGGCGACGGTGACCTGGTCGGCTCCATGGACCACGCGCTCGTCGAACGGGTGCTGGTCAACGAGGTGCTCGGGCTGGACGCCGGCGACAAGCGGATCGTCTACGTCGGCGGCGACTACCCGGCCGAGTGGCTGCGCGCCGAGGTCGACGCGGGCCGCGCCGACCTGGCCGTGCTGATCGCACCGGTGACCGTGGACGAGTTCGTCGCGGTCAACCTGGCACGCCAGAAGATGCCCCGGAAGAGCACCTGGTTCACCCCGAAGGCACGCGGCGGACTGGTGGTCGCGGAGATCTGA
- the pepN gene encoding aminopeptidase N: MRNLTQVEAAERARVLDVTSYDISLDLTGDVSFRSVTTVEFTAREPGATTFIEVAAERLHTATLNGTPVDTSGWSAERGLTLTGLAAQNTLVVEAEFPFSHSGQGLHRSVDPVDGEAYLYSQFETADAQRVYAAFDQPDLKSVYTWHATVPAHWHVVSNMPADREDPAGEGTKTVHFAQSARMSTYITALCAGPFHEVRFEHDGIGMGYFCRASMAQHFDVDDLHRITVQGFDFFHDKFGIRYPLPKYDQVWVPEFNAGAMENFGCVVHAEDHYIFRSQVTDFEYEQRANTILHELAHMWFGDLVTMRWWNDLWLNESFAEWASHWCNAEATRFSDAWTTFLSVRKNWGYRQDQLSSTHPVYCEMPDLEAVEVNFDGITYAKGASVIKQLVAYVGLDPFLAGLRSYFAAHAWGNATFDDLLTELESSSGRELRKFAAQWLETAQVNTLRPEVQIAADGTYASVAVLQEAPADYPTLRTHHIGVGLYDVTDGKLVRRQIIEVDIAGERTELTELAGLPAADVLLLNDDDHSYAKLRLDERSMATVVQHIDGLDSSLARALVWAAAWDMVRDAELPTRDYIALATSGLPNEQDINLVTATLRQAATAIASYADPEWAPTGWARLAATARDALAVAEPGSGFQLAWARAYASASRSAEDLAVLRGWLTGQGVPAGLTIDTEFRWSLLQTLIAKGAAAAEEIDAELANDRTAGGEREAALARALLPTAENKARVWDELTAAQALPNWRNRALLQGFQHPAQAELTAPYADRFFAEATTVWASRDSEPAQDFALFAYPSYQITEATVAATESWLAGTGQPAGLRRLVAEGRDGVVRALAARAKDRG, translated from the coding sequence GTGCGCAATCTCACCCAGGTCGAGGCGGCCGAGCGTGCCCGCGTGCTGGACGTGACCTCGTACGACATCAGTCTCGACCTGACGGGCGACGTCTCGTTCCGGTCGGTGACCACCGTCGAGTTCACCGCCCGCGAGCCCGGCGCCACCACGTTCATCGAGGTCGCCGCGGAGCGCCTGCACACCGCCACGCTGAACGGCACGCCGGTCGACACGTCCGGCTGGTCCGCCGAGCGCGGGCTCACACTGACCGGCCTCGCGGCGCAGAACACGCTGGTGGTCGAGGCCGAGTTCCCGTTCTCGCACAGCGGCCAGGGCCTGCACCGCAGCGTCGACCCGGTGGACGGCGAGGCGTACCTCTACAGTCAGTTCGAGACCGCGGACGCGCAGCGGGTGTACGCCGCGTTCGACCAGCCCGACCTGAAGAGCGTCTACACCTGGCACGCCACGGTGCCGGCGCACTGGCACGTGGTGTCGAACATGCCGGCCGACCGCGAGGACCCGGCCGGCGAGGGCACCAAGACGGTCCACTTCGCGCAGTCCGCGCGGATGAGCACGTACATCACCGCGCTCTGCGCCGGACCGTTCCACGAGGTGCGGTTCGAGCACGACGGCATCGGCATGGGCTACTTCTGCCGGGCCAGCATGGCGCAGCACTTCGACGTCGACGACCTGCACAGGATCACCGTGCAGGGCTTCGACTTCTTCCACGACAAGTTCGGCATCCGCTACCCGCTGCCCAAGTACGACCAGGTGTGGGTGCCCGAGTTCAACGCCGGCGCGATGGAGAACTTCGGCTGTGTGGTGCACGCCGAGGACCACTACATCTTCCGCTCGCAGGTCACCGACTTCGAGTACGAGCAGCGCGCCAACACGATCCTGCACGAGCTGGCCCACATGTGGTTCGGCGACCTGGTCACCATGCGCTGGTGGAACGACCTGTGGCTGAACGAGTCGTTCGCCGAGTGGGCCAGCCACTGGTGCAACGCCGAGGCCACCCGGTTCAGCGACGCGTGGACCACGTTCCTGTCCGTGCGGAAGAACTGGGGCTACCGCCAGGACCAGCTCTCCTCCACCCACCCGGTCTACTGCGAGATGCCGGACCTGGAGGCGGTCGAGGTCAACTTCGACGGCATCACGTACGCGAAGGGCGCCAGCGTCATCAAGCAGCTGGTGGCGTACGTCGGGCTGGACCCGTTCCTGGCCGGCCTGCGCTCCTACTTCGCGGCGCACGCCTGGGGCAACGCCACCTTCGACGACCTGCTCACCGAGCTGGAGTCGTCGTCCGGGCGCGAGCTGCGCAAGTTCGCCGCGCAGTGGCTGGAGACCGCGCAGGTCAACACGCTGCGCCCGGAGGTGCAGATCGCCGCGGACGGCACCTACGCCTCGGTCGCGGTGCTGCAGGAGGCCCCGGCCGACTACCCGACGCTGCGCACCCACCACATCGGCGTCGGCCTCTACGACGTCACCGACGGCAAGCTGGTCCGGCGGCAGATCATCGAGGTGGACATCGCCGGTGAGCGCACCGAGCTGACCGAGCTGGCCGGCTTGCCCGCCGCCGACGTGCTGCTGCTCAACGACGACGACCACAGCTACGCCAAGCTGCGGCTGGACGAGCGCTCGATGGCCACGGTCGTGCAGCACATCGACGGGCTGGACTCGTCGCTGGCCCGCGCGCTGGTCTGGGCCGCCGCGTGGGACATGGTCCGCGACGCCGAGCTGCCCACCCGGGACTACATCGCGCTGGCCACCTCCGGCCTACCGAACGAGCAGGACATCAACCTGGTCACCGCGACGCTCCGGCAGGCCGCCACGGCCATCGCCAGCTACGCCGACCCGGAGTGGGCGCCGACCGGCTGGGCACGGCTCGCCGCGACCGCCCGGGATGCGCTCGCGGTGGCCGAGCCGGGCAGCGGCTTCCAGCTCGCCTGGGCCCGGGCGTACGCGTCCGCGTCCCGCTCTGCCGAGGACCTGGCCGTGCTGCGCGGCTGGCTGACCGGCCAGGGCGTGCCCGCCGGCCTGACCATCGACACCGAGTTCCGCTGGTCGCTGCTGCAGACGCTGATCGCCAAGGGGGCGGCCGCCGCCGAGGAGATCGACGCGGAGCTGGCGAACGACCGGACCGCCGGCGGCGAGCGCGAGGCCGCGCTGGCCCGCGCGCTGCTGCCGACCGCCGAGAACAAGGCCCGCGTCTGGGACGAGCTGACCGCGGCGCAGGCGCTGCCGAACTGGCGCAACCGGGCACTGCTGCAGGGCTTCCAGCACCCGGCGCAGGCCGAGCTGACCGCGCCGTACGCGGACCGCTTCTTCGCCGAGGCCACCACGGTCTGGGCGAGCCGGGACAGCGAGCCGGCGCAGGACTTCGCGCTCTTCGCGTACCCGTCCTACCAGATCACCGAGGCCACGGTCGCGGCCACCGAGTCCTGGCTGGCCGGCACCGGTCAGCCGGCCGGCCTTCGCCGCCTGGTCGCGGAGGGCCGCGACGGCGTGGTCCGCGCACTGGCCGCCCGCGCCAAGGACCGCGGCTGA
- a CDS encoding DUF5130 family protein, translating into MAAETQQPDVLDGPFSTRQLLHIDEALRIADRETGLTFSVYVGDLADPQRAAAEKLHGQLADPDRSVLIAFSPNQRILEVVTGAEARRRIPDRDAKLACLSMAAAFAGGDLAGGVIHGLDQLATHAGRA; encoded by the coding sequence CTGGCCGCGGAGACGCAGCAGCCGGACGTGCTCGACGGCCCGTTCTCCACCCGGCAGCTGCTGCACATCGACGAGGCACTGCGCATCGCCGACCGTGAGACCGGCCTGACGTTCAGCGTCTACGTCGGCGATCTCGCCGACCCGCAGCGCGCCGCGGCCGAGAAGCTGCACGGGCAGCTCGCCGACCCGGACCGCTCCGTGCTGATCGCCTTCTCGCCGAACCAGCGCATCCTCGAGGTCGTCACCGGTGCCGAGGCCCGCCGCCGGATCCCGGACCGGGACGCGAAGCTGGCCTGCCTCTCCATGGCCGCGGCCTTCGCCGGCGGCGACCTGGCCGGTGGCGTCATCCACGGCCTGGACCAGCTCGCGACGCACGCCGGTCGCGCCTGA
- the ctaJ gene encoding aa3-type cytochrome oxidase subunit CtaJ has translation MQPLEVALVFVVAPLAVVGVLAALTLRGGDRRTKEKRYRPGRPFEFAPVWFLSSPGQLAGRLAITSSNPAGDDAAAANPHGPTGGASDRW, from the coding sequence GTGCAACCGTTAGAAGTCGCACTCGTCTTCGTTGTCGCGCCGCTCGCCGTCGTCGGTGTCCTCGCAGCATTGACGCTGCGCGGAGGAGACCGCCGCACCAAGGAGAAGCGCTACCGGCCCGGCCGGCCGTTCGAGTTCGCGCCGGTCTGGTTCCTCTCCTCGCCGGGCCAGCTGGCCGGGCGGCTCGCGATCACCTCCTCCAACCCCGCGGGCGACGACGCCGCCGCCGCGAACCCGCACGGCCCGACGGGAGGCGCAAGTGACCGCTGGTGA
- a CDS encoding class F sortase, producing the protein MAVALLVVGVFAAGAGLGQLTGVRAPSWFDRPGEPPPRDFPVLAASRPTRVTIPAIRVEAPIRQVGLAADGSIDVPPPSEHDVTGWYEDGPTPGEFGSAVIVGHVDSRTGPSVFAGLPELRDGDTIEVSREDRTTAVFRVLSVELFDKAHLPADRVYADFTRPHLRLITCGGRWAGGSTGYRDNVVVFATLVGTANR; encoded by the coding sequence GTGGCCGTTGCGCTGCTGGTGGTGGGCGTTTTCGCGGCCGGGGCCGGGCTCGGGCAGCTGACCGGCGTGCGCGCGCCGTCGTGGTTCGACCGCCCCGGCGAGCCGCCGCCGCGCGACTTCCCGGTGCTGGCCGCGAGCCGCCCGACCCGGGTGACCATCCCGGCGATCCGGGTCGAGGCGCCGATCCGGCAGGTCGGGCTGGCCGCGGACGGCTCGATAGACGTGCCGCCGCCGAGCGAGCACGACGTCACCGGCTGGTACGAGGACGGCCCGACGCCCGGTGAGTTCGGCTCCGCCGTGATCGTCGGCCACGTCGACAGCCGCACCGGCCCGTCCGTCTTCGCCGGCCTGCCCGAGCTGCGCGACGGCGACACGATCGAGGTCAGCCGCGAGGACCGGACCACCGCGGTGTTCCGGGTGCTGTCCGTCGAGCTGTTCGACAAGGCTCACCTGCCGGCCGACCGGGTCTACGCCGACTTCACCCGCCCGCACCTGCGCCTGATCACCTGCGGCGGCCGGTGGGCCGGCGGCTCCACCGGCTACCGCGACAACGTGGTCGTCTTCGCCACGCTGGTCGGCACCGCAAATCGCTAG
- a CDS encoding HNH endonuclease has translation MPDIRPTVGSGALVLNVTYEPLCVVSVRRAAILVLSGKAALVTDGDGILHSARDEIPVPSVIRLTRYVRVPYRTHVGLSRRAIFARDGWRCAYCRGPAQTIDHVFPRSRGGMHAWENVVAACAKCNHTKGDKTPAELGWRLHGGVPAAPKGQAWRVLGHRLPDPRWADWLDIPMPEAEAAA, from the coding sequence ATGCCTGACATACGACCCACGGTGGGCTCCGGAGCGTTGGTGCTCAACGTGACCTACGAGCCGCTGTGCGTCGTCTCAGTGCGTCGAGCCGCGATTCTCGTCCTTTCGGGTAAGGCCGCCCTGGTCACGGACGGGGACGGCATTCTGCACTCGGCCCGCGACGAGATCCCGGTACCATCAGTGATTCGTCTCACACGCTACGTGCGTGTGCCCTACCGCACTCACGTCGGCCTGTCCCGCCGCGCGATCTTCGCGCGGGACGGGTGGCGCTGCGCCTACTGCCGGGGCCCGGCCCAGACCATCGACCACGTGTTCCCGCGCAGCCGCGGCGGCATGCACGCCTGGGAGAACGTGGTCGCGGCCTGTGCCAAGTGCAACCACACCAAGGGCGACAAGACGCCGGCCGAGCTCGGCTGGCGGCTGCACGGCGGCGTGCCCGCCGCACCCAAGGGCCAGGCCTGGCGCGTGCTCGGCCACCGCCTCCCCGACCCCCGTTGGGCCGACTGGCTCGACATCCCGATGCCGGAGGCCGAGGCCGCGGCCTAG
- a CDS encoding mechanosensitive ion channel family protein, with amino-acid sequence MTPNPSPSELVPSVDASCETDRLCKQLLDLGVNGWLAEGGYWVIIKPLRILAIIAIAMLIRFLIARAITKLVTTTSNTAVPSILKPLHEKVPTALLDAGAVFPERRRQRAEAIGSVLRSFVTAIVLGVATLMVLGELGFNVAPLLASAGIVGVALGFGAQSLVKDVLAGLFMLIEDQYGVGDTVDLGEAIGVVESVGLRVTTVRDGRGVLWYIRNGEVIRVGNKSQGWAMVVIDMPIGFVNSEEATAVLREAAAAVAADPELATGLLEPPDVIGVEQVTVDGAVIRTVAKTTADGQLTVSRELRRRLTEALETSGIADRIAAARLFPRPAAPPAGGADAGRGGAT; translated from the coding sequence GTGACACCCAACCCGTCCCCCTCCGAACTCGTGCCGTCCGTGGACGCCAGCTGCGAGACCGACCGGCTGTGCAAGCAGCTGCTCGACCTCGGCGTCAACGGGTGGCTGGCCGAGGGCGGCTACTGGGTGATCATCAAACCGCTGCGGATCCTGGCGATCATCGCAATCGCGATGCTGATCCGTTTCCTGATCGCCCGCGCCATCACCAAGCTGGTCACCACCACGTCCAACACGGCGGTGCCGTCGATCCTGAAGCCGCTGCACGAGAAGGTGCCGACCGCGCTGTTGGACGCGGGCGCGGTGTTCCCGGAGCGGCGGCGGCAGCGGGCCGAGGCGATCGGCTCGGTGCTGCGCAGCTTCGTCACCGCGATCGTGCTCGGCGTCGCCACCCTGATGGTGCTGGGTGAGCTGGGCTTCAACGTGGCGCCGCTGCTGGCCAGCGCCGGCATCGTCGGCGTCGCGCTCGGCTTCGGCGCGCAGAGCCTGGTCAAGGACGTGCTGGCCGGTCTGTTCATGCTGATCGAGGACCAGTACGGCGTGGGCGACACGGTCGACCTGGGCGAGGCGATCGGCGTGGTCGAGTCCGTCGGGCTGCGCGTCACCACGGTCCGCGACGGCCGCGGCGTGCTCTGGTACATCCGCAACGGCGAGGTGATCCGGGTCGGCAACAAGTCGCAGGGCTGGGCGATGGTCGTGATCGACATGCCGATCGGCTTCGTGAACAGCGAGGAGGCCACGGCCGTGCTGCGCGAGGCGGCCGCCGCGGTCGCCGCGGACCCGGAGCTGGCCACCGGCCTGCTGGAGCCGCCGGACGTGATCGGCGTGGAGCAGGTGACCGTGGACGGCGCGGTGATCCGGACGGTAGCGAAGACCACCGCGGACGGGCAGCTGACCGTGTCGCGGGAGCTGCGGCGCAGGCTGACCGAGGCGCTGGAGACCTCCGGCATCGCGGACCGGATCGCGGCGGCCCGGCTCTTCCCCCGGCCGGCCGCACCGCCCGCCGGTGGCGCGGACGCGGGCCGCGGCGGGGCGACGTAA
- a CDS encoding MFS transporter, with amino-acid sequence MTSADQDRPATYREVFAHSEFRVVYGAVALSNLADPMAKAAITLLVFQKTGSVALSALAFAVSYLPWLIGGPLLSSLADRYPYRTVIGVTLVFRAALFLVVALFHWPGAVLVAALFLSTLSAAPEQAARSALLPRALPKDRLVVGLSLIGGLHQITQIVGYVVGAALAGISTHLVLFITAALFGGAAAIVLFGLRGWAATGTGAHDGTLLGGMGQGFGLVFGRAELRSIAILLFCAMFFVAVPEGLAAAWASELVADDERGITQGLIMAATPLGFVAGSLIVGRLIRPSRRRALIRPAAIVAPLTLVPAFFEPSVVVVVLMVAACGFAVGGVLPPAQGLFAMVVPDGFRARAYGVMQTGVTLMQGAGVALTGLLADRFPLPGVVSSWSLAGVLVMVVVSLRWPSERRFEEAIAAAAEREPQPGRV; translated from the coding sequence GTGACCTCCGCTGACCAGGACCGCCCCGCGACATACCGTGAGGTCTTCGCGCACTCCGAGTTCCGCGTCGTCTACGGCGCGGTCGCGCTCTCCAATCTCGCCGATCCGATGGCCAAGGCCGCGATCACGCTGCTGGTCTTCCAGAAGACCGGCTCGGTGGCGCTCTCCGCGCTCGCGTTCGCGGTCAGCTATCTGCCCTGGCTGATCGGCGGCCCACTGCTGAGCTCGCTCGCCGACCGCTATCCGTACCGGACGGTCATCGGCGTCACGCTGGTCTTCCGGGCCGCGCTCTTCCTCGTCGTCGCGCTCTTCCACTGGCCGGGCGCGGTGCTGGTCGCGGCGCTGTTCCTGAGCACGCTCTCGGCCGCGCCGGAGCAGGCCGCCCGGTCCGCGCTGCTGCCCCGCGCGCTGCCGAAGGACCGGCTCGTGGTCGGCCTGTCGCTGATCGGCGGTCTCCACCAGATAACCCAGATCGTGGGGTACGTGGTGGGCGCCGCGCTCGCCGGGATCAGCACCCACCTGGTGCTGTTCATCACCGCCGCGCTCTTCGGCGGCGCCGCCGCGATCGTGCTGTTCGGCCTGCGCGGCTGGGCCGCCACCGGCACCGGCGCGCACGACGGCACGCTGCTCGGCGGCATGGGCCAGGGCTTCGGGCTGGTCTTCGGGCGCGCGGAGCTGCGGTCGATCGCGATCCTGCTGTTCTGCGCGATGTTCTTCGTGGCCGTGCCGGAAGGGCTCGCCGCGGCCTGGGCCAGCGAGCTGGTGGCGGACGACGAGCGCGGCATCACCCAGGGCCTGATCATGGCCGCGACGCCGCTCGGTTTCGTGGCCGGCAGCCTGATCGTGGGCCGGCTGATCCGGCCGTCGCGGCGGCGCGCGCTGATCCGGCCGGCCGCGATCGTGGCGCCGTTGACGCTGGTCCCGGCCTTCTTCGAGCCGTCCGTGGTCGTGGTGGTGCTGATGGTGGCGGCCTGCGGCTTCGCGGTCGGTGGCGTGCTGCCGCCCGCGCAGGGCCTGTTCGCCATGGTCGTGCCGGACGGGTTCCGCGCCCGGGCGTACGGTGTGATGCAGACCGGTGTGACGCTCATGCAGGGTGCGGGCGTGGCGCTGACCGGTCTGCTGGCCGACCGTTTCCCGCTGCCCGGCGTGGTCAGCTCCTGGAGCCTGGCCGGTGTGCTGGTGATGGTCGTGGTGAGCCTGCGCTGGCCGAGCGAGCGGCGCTTCGAGGAGGCGATCGCGGCCGCGGCCGAGCGGGAGCCGCAGCCCGGCCGGGTCTGA
- a CDS encoding globin: MRQWHSWTVATGEETSFYEAVGGEPTFRKLVDRFYEGIATDPLLRPMYPEDDLGPASDRMRLFLMQYWGGPTTYSDERGHPRLRMRHAPFVVDAAARDAWLRNMRVAVDSLDLPREQHDQLWQYLERAAYFMVNKMD, translated from the coding sequence CTGAGACAGTGGCATTCTTGGACTGTGGCTACCGGTGAAGAGACAAGCTTCTACGAGGCGGTCGGCGGCGAGCCGACGTTCCGGAAGCTGGTGGACAGGTTCTACGAGGGCATCGCGACCGACCCGCTGCTGCGCCCGATGTACCCGGAGGACGACCTCGGCCCGGCCTCGGACCGCATGCGGCTGTTCCTGATGCAGTACTGGGGCGGCCCGACCACCTACTCGGACGAGCGCGGCCATCCCCGGCTGCGTATGCGGCACGCGCCGTTCGTGGTGGACGCGGCCGCGCGCGACGCCTGGCTGCGGAACATGCGCGTCGCCGTGGACTCGCTGGACCTGCCGCGGGAGCAGCACGACCAGCTCTGGCAGTACCTGGAGCGGGCCGCGTACTTCATGGTCAACAAGATGGACTAG
- a CDS encoding PKD domain containing protein encodes MRRRLLAALALAAFTTAAGMMPASADMAQPSVVSADPVDYTPHIKDGTVWSAVVVGDTVVVGGNFTSVTDRTGKRAYPRRHLFAFGLRDGAVRDFAPQVDGPVYAVAAGADGSIYLGGAFKTVNGVAQRGLGKVALATGRSVTGFKAAINWGDVRTLGLAGGRLYAGGTFSAINGVARTALARMSPSTGAVDRGFDAKLSAPGKDRPRVESFDISPDGRKLVAIGVIGRAGVKDRTQLVMLDVAGPSAVVSDWYTDAFKPNCREGFQTYMRQVKFSPDGGYFVVVTTGRENHRQKLCDTASRWETAGTGRRVPTWQNHTGGDSLYAVAVTGSAVYVGGHQRWMSNPGGHEFAGPGAIKREGIAALDPRTGRTLPWNPGRDRGVGVRSFVSTSAGLLVGSDTTRLGGEYHGRIGLFPRA; translated from the coding sequence ATGCGACGCCGTCTGCTCGCCGCGCTCGCGCTGGCCGCGTTCACCACGGCCGCCGGCATGATGCCGGCCAGCGCCGACATGGCCCAGCCGTCCGTGGTCTCGGCCGATCCGGTCGACTACACCCCGCACATCAAGGACGGTACGGTCTGGTCGGCCGTGGTGGTCGGCGACACCGTGGTGGTGGGCGGCAACTTCACCTCGGTCACCGACCGCACCGGCAAGCGCGCCTACCCGCGGCGGCACCTGTTCGCGTTCGGCCTGCGCGACGGCGCGGTGCGCGACTTCGCGCCACAGGTCGACGGCCCGGTGTACGCGGTCGCGGCCGGCGCGGACGGCAGCATCTACCTGGGTGGCGCGTTCAAGACCGTCAACGGCGTGGCGCAGCGCGGGCTCGGCAAGGTCGCGCTGGCCACCGGCCGTTCCGTGACCGGCTTCAAGGCCGCCATCAACTGGGGTGACGTACGCACGCTCGGCCTGGCCGGTGGCCGGCTCTACGCGGGCGGCACGTTCTCCGCGATCAACGGCGTGGCGCGGACCGCGCTGGCCCGGATGAGCCCGTCGACCGGCGCGGTCGACCGGGGCTTCGACGCGAAGCTCTCCGCGCCCGGCAAGGACCGGCCGCGGGTCGAGTCCTTCGACATCTCGCCGGACGGGCGCAAGCTGGTCGCGATCGGCGTGATCGGCAGGGCCGGCGTCAAGGACCGCACGCAGCTGGTGATGCTGGACGTGGCCGGCCCGAGCGCGGTCGTCAGCGACTGGTACACGGACGCGTTCAAGCCGAACTGCCGCGAAGGGTTCCAGACCTACATGCGGCAGGTGAAGTTCTCGCCGGACGGCGGCTACTTCGTGGTGGTCACCACCGGCCGGGAGAACCACCGCCAGAAGCTCTGCGACACCGCGAGCCGCTGGGAGACCGCCGGTACCGGCCGCCGCGTGCCCACCTGGCAGAACCACACCGGCGGGGACTCCCTCTACGCGGTCGCGGTGACCGGCAGCGCGGTCTACGTCGGCGGCCACCAGCGCTGGATGAGCAACCCGGGCGGGCACGAGTTCGCCGGGCCGGGCGCGATCAAGCGGGAGGGCATCGCGGCCCTCGACCCGCGCACCGGCCGTACGCTGCCGTGGAATCCGGGCCGGGACCGCGGCGTCGGTGTCCGCTCGTTCGTCTCCACGAGCGCCGGCCTGCTGGTCGGCTCGGACACCACCCGGCTCGGCGGCGAGTACCACGGGCGGATCGGCCTGTTCCCGCGCGCATGA
- a CDS encoding YbjN domain-containing protein gives MPWWSWRPGHAGGGEPESRGGTTTESKVRVGVTAPAQREPERLAPVPTVELAPAVAPVTLRRVGDALDMLDVRYLADGDGSLLAMWERHAVLFTLEGPEDEILVMRARPHSTVPPDWADRAYRVVNEWNHTRRFCKAYVGDPTERGQLPIYAELQVPLGSGAHDALLVEMLDCGAAVATSFVDWLHDEGALL, from the coding sequence ATGCCGTGGTGGTCATGGCGCCCCGGTCACGCCGGAGGCGGCGAGCCGGAGTCCCGAGGTGGAACGACGACGGAAAGCAAGGTGCGGGTGGGTGTCACCGCACCGGCCCAGCGAGAGCCGGAGCGGTTAGCCCCGGTCCCCACCGTCGAGCTGGCGCCCGCGGTCGCGCCCGTGACGCTGCGCCGGGTCGGTGACGCGCTCGACATGCTCGACGTCCGTTACCTCGCCGACGGCGACGGCAGCCTGCTCGCCATGTGGGAGCGGCACGCCGTGCTGTTCACGCTGGAGGGGCCGGAGGACGAGATCCTGGTGATGCGCGCCCGCCCGCACTCCACCGTCCCGCCGGACTGGGCCGACCGGGCGTACCGCGTGGTCAACGAGTGGAACCACACCCGCCGCTTCTGCAAGGCGTACGTGGGCGATCCGACCGAGCGTGGCCAGCTCCCGATCTACGCCGAACTCCAGGTCCCGCTCGGCTCCGGCGCCCACGACGCCCTGCTGGTCGAGATGCTCGACTGCGGCGCGGCCGTCGCCACCTCGTTCGTCGACTGGCTGCACGACGAGGGCGCGCTGCTCTGA